A section of the Veillonella criceti genome encodes:
- a CDS encoding purple acid phosphatase family protein, which yields MKGYIKRQPWLVWLSTVFILVVVIGVIVSSTAWGANIMRQGRSLYYHYVPQAGTEARYVRQLVTPDMAHSRIIMWETSKATEEPVVLYKEAGASDSTIQSVPATMDTLQEDKVVRYIYRAELTQLEPNKTYEYQVGQNVITNDWHTLQTVDHRNFVALVFPDSQSADYRGWHELVETAYTKNPEATFFVNMGDLVDNGESASQWDAWFDAVEPMIANIPLAGVIGNHEYYSLDWQMKEPTAFDTFFKFAAPTAKPDSKQLGDSSRRAFYSYDYGDVHFVVLNTQFQEMNDTYREAVQAEQLAWLEADLANTKQPWKVVLMHRDPFRYPHTKAPNTVPGINEIGDMFMPTFEKYKVDLVLSAHYHMYRRRGHVENFERSATGPYYIVTGVAGDVKYANIWMDHPLDEYKSPYLDGDNYLVLRKQANSLMVEAYLADGTHFDSVILTK from the coding sequence CAAGGTCGTAGTTTGTACTATCATTATGTACCACAAGCCGGTACAGAAGCACGCTATGTTAGGCAATTAGTGACACCAGATATGGCGCATTCCCGTATTATTATGTGGGAGACAAGTAAAGCGACAGAAGAGCCGGTAGTGCTCTATAAAGAGGCGGGAGCTTCAGACAGTACTATTCAGTCTGTGCCTGCTACGATGGACACTTTACAAGAGGATAAAGTGGTGCGCTATATATATCGTGCTGAGTTAACGCAATTAGAACCGAATAAGACGTATGAATACCAAGTAGGGCAAAATGTAATCACTAATGATTGGCATACTTTACAAACGGTTGATCATCGTAATTTTGTAGCCCTTGTATTCCCTGATTCTCAATCGGCTGATTATAGAGGCTGGCATGAATTGGTGGAAACAGCGTATACGAAAAATCCTGAAGCTACTTTTTTTGTTAATATGGGCGATTTGGTAGATAATGGGGAGTCCGCTTCACAATGGGATGCGTGGTTTGATGCAGTCGAACCTATGATTGCGAATATTCCATTAGCGGGTGTTATTGGTAATCACGAATATTATTCGTTAGATTGGCAAATGAAGGAACCGACTGCTTTTGATACCTTTTTTAAATTTGCCGCGCCTACTGCGAAGCCAGATAGTAAACAATTAGGTGACTCTTCGAGACGAGCTTTTTATTCATACGATTATGGAGACGTTCATTTTGTCGTATTGAATACACAGTTTCAAGAGATGAATGATACTTATCGTGAGGCGGTACAAGCTGAACAATTAGCTTGGTTAGAGGCGGATTTAGCAAATACGAAACAGCCTTGGAAGGTAGTCCTTATGCATCGTGACCCATTCCGTTATCCTCATACGAAGGCACCCAATACTGTGCCAGGAATCAATGAAATTGGCGATATGTTTATGCCTACTTTTGAAAAATATAAGGTAGATCTAGTATTATCGGCTCATTATCATATGTATCGACGTCGTGGTCATGTAGAAAATTTTGAACGAAGTGCAACGGGACCTTATTATATTGTGACTGGGGTTGCTGGTGATGTAAAGTATGCTAATATTTGGATGGACCATCCGTTAGATGAATATAAATCACCTTATTTAGATGGTGACAATTACTTAGTACTTCGTAAGCAAGCTAATTCATTAATGGTAGAAGCTTATTTAGCCGATGGAACGCATTTTGATTCCGTAATACTTACTAAATAA